Below is a window of Impatiens glandulifera chromosome 2, dImpGla2.1, whole genome shotgun sequence DNA.
TTCGTTCGCCTCTTTTCTCTTTCAccctaactaactaactaactaactgAATCTACACTATATATGATAGCTTCTTCTAGAATTCATAGCTTGGGGTTGGAGATAACCAAACTATAGATATAAATCCTTAACTTAGTCATTCTCAGCTTCTATAATCTTCCTTTTttcatatgattaattaattactctGAATTGGATGGGCAAATATGCATACATAGTTAGTTGGTTCCTCGTTAAGATCCAAATTTTCTTTGTTTTGCTTGTTTGCAATTGCAATAGAAATGCCCCCCATTTTGCTTAAACCTTGGTTTATCAATTGACACCAACAATTGTTAGTCCTTTAAATAGAATacaaaaaaatcactttattaTAGTATGGACTTGAGTGTGTAATGAGCTCTAAAATGAGTTTGTATGTAGAATTCTATTTAGAAATGAAAAGTCATTATTAGAGTTGTTTAGAACCCTACTACTTCTAATGGATTTCATTTTGTGATTTGACATTTTGAAACTCTTATCTCTTTTTCATATTAGATTGATGTTGGTGCACACATCTATCTATTGGAGGATATTTTAATGATTGAAATGCAAATGGTCATTTAAATGAATGATGTTTCTTACTTAATAATTGTGCAGACAAACGATGTTTAGGGGTCTAGCAGCACAGGAAAGAAAGAAGGCAGCAACGGTACCACCCCGAAAGCCCAAAAAGATATAGGAGATGATGATAAATGGGAAGTTTCTGAAAACCTTCCCTAAACACTGTTGTTATGTATATAAGAATATATGTATGAGCCCTAAAAGGCTTTCTATTTTATCCATGTAATTTTGACTTTGGCTTGTAGATGAATTATGAAAAGAGTGATTGGAGTTTTATTGGAGATTAGTATGCCAAATTAATTCAAGCAATGTTCTTGTTTCAAATGctgattattattaataaaaagtttttgaattatatatcaacctatagttaaaaaattaaacaatcttTACTTGCAAAAGAAAATCAATTCAACTAAAAGAaagactaataaataaaaaagagtgtTATATTTTACTATCTATCAGAAAGAAACTAGCAATTCAGATTGATTAGCAAAGCCAAAAGATGATGTCTTCCTGCTTCCGCCTTGACCGTACTTTTCATTCCATTTTCGAAGCTCATTCATGTTGGATGCCTTATATGCAACCGAATGCGCCACCTATATTTATTTGTGCAGGGTCagacataataaaaataagaattatgaaattatttaaccaGATGAGTTTCATGAAATAATACTTTAGCCATGGACTGTTTTAGCTAAGAGAATTTTGAGTATCTTGACACTTTCACCAAACCACTGCAAACATCATTCGTAAACACAAGTGTTCAGTAGTTGTTTTCTTCATGTTATGGGAAATCcatagaaacaaaataaaaattaaattcaacagtTAGTTACCTCTGATAATAAAGTTGAGGCAGTTATATACTTATATTGATAAAACTTGTGACTACTTCAGTTGCAAGTGCCTTAGCAATAAGGGTTTTCCTAGTTTCAGGAGGTCCAAAAAGTAATATCCCATTGCAAGgctaaaataaacaaacaaaagtaTATTCTTTTTTCTAAATGGAGTATTACGATGAAATAGACTAATGAAACAGTACTACTAgtagtaatttaattattttaatacctTTAACAAATTTCCATGAGAGAAAAGTTTGGGTCTCCTCAATGGGAGAATGATAAGTTCATCTAATGCTTGTTTTACTTCTTCCAGGGCACCAACATCATCAAACTCGTAATCCCAATTTCGCCTGGACTTACAACGGTTGAGAGAAAATGCTCCTCGTACTCCAAATCATCATGCATGAATTTATAACCTAGTATATATAATCCtgaaaaattcaatttaagatTCATTTACATTACATGTATGCGTAGTTTGTACCTCGAGATTTTGTGCAAGTTTTATCGATTTGTGACTCATAAGCCTCACTATTGCAGTCTCAATACTACAGAAGATGCCAAGTATTCTTTGTTATAAATTTAAGCAGGAATATATAAGTATTAAACTTGGCAAGTGATAAAGTGAACAAGTAGTTGTCATCTCTATTATTCTTattctctaatttatttatcatttatattagaataagttggttaaaatgaaaatcatcaataatatttgtataaattctTGCAACttattatgagaataatatcTCAAAAGtatctctttctctctattaaaaaaatctcacaaataatttgtgaataaaatatcaaacaattctctcttatttttatcatttaagaGGCAAATTCAATCGTTCTCCTTCTACTGAACGATTTAAGaggcacctgcgtgacgcacccgaaTTCCGGCGCAACGGTGACATTTACCTAATCaatccctaaaccctaacaaacaatgcgttcaaagaaaaaagaaataaggGAATGAGGAAGCATACCAGTAGCAGCGGACATTCTTCCTTCGTTGGGATTCTGACGTCTTCGTCGGGGATAGTAGTCTTTTTagagaggaggaggagaaggggaagtgaagagagagaacaaggaaaaaagaaatgaaaagaaatgagaaaaactgaaaattttctaattatatagcAAGGGCATTGTAGACTTTTCACAATGCActcgggtgcgtcacgcaactaaaggatgcgtgacgcaatatgggcattttcgtcagaaaaaaaagAGGGTCATCCGCGCTATTTAATTTACGCTCTTACACTTTCCGCATTTATGCCTATTATTGGGTCATTTCCTCacatttccatatatatatatatatatatatatatatatatatatatatatatatatatatatatatatatatatatatatatatatatatatatatatatatatatatatatatatatatatatatatatatatatatatatatatatatatatatatatatatatatatcatcatttaaaattatacaggaaaaataaaataaaataaaaaagactctactgaagagagaaaaagaaatgaaacatCTACTTCTATCTCATGTaatcttttctatttttttcaactttttctATGTTcataaaacttaaaaatgatgatatttttatgtttgaaatataaatttgttattgcTTATCATTCTCAAAAGATAACAGGAAATTGTTTTTCCcctctaattttattataattaaccaATATatgaacattaaaatttaaaaatatataatttgacataataattattggttctcattattttattttgtatgtcaCCTAAACAAAATACACTTCATTGACATGATCAAcgtattatacatttttttaaggttatattttacaattttaaccAGCAAAAATATAGTGATATTAATTAACaatgatcaaaattaattttattcaaataaatataacaaattaatgatgtcaaaatcgagagtttacatAAAATCGATTTGCAATTTAGAATTacttaaaatcgtaaaaaattaatttgaaaaaatattagttatatattattattttttatatataattaattattttatacccAAACAAATTGAAATAAGAATAGGTAGTTTGACTGACTAATTGGATCAATGAATCTGCTCTTTGTGGGACTGAAGCAAGACATTTGACTGCATCTTCTATACCAAAATGTTTAactgtttatttctaaattaactGTGTTTTTTTGGGGGGTTTATCTGGGTCAATATTTGAGAAATAAACAGTAAATTTGATGAACTTGGGTTATCCTAATCTTAAAGTCTAACAAAACACCAATTTTTATGATTCTTTATTTAGacagtaataataataattgtattcAAACTTGAATTCTACAACATTTATCTTCTTCCCCAAGAATAGACTAAgtctaaaaaaataacattattaaagTACAAATCATTGATAATTGTATAACAAGATGATTAAGCGCAGTCAATCTCAATCCATACTCAATCATTatttaccttatatatatacacatgttaattcaatttagagttaataattcaatttagaGTTAATATGTGGGTTTAAATACAATGTAATATAAGGTTTTATCTTTAAGAGTGAAATTAATATAATCGACGACATTCCCAAGAAACTAGACAGTTTTGACGAATCTCGTGTTATATAttgtgttctttcttttattttctctattattattattatgagtgGTTACTCAATCAACAAATCTCataattaaagaaagaaaatccAAAAACAACTTCACACAATCATGACtcctatttttacttaaaacgtttttaatgAGAATTCAACTTATTTACTCTAATAGGGTTAGTGGTGCCTAAtcattttgttatatatataatcatcgATAATTGTATAACAAAATGATTAAACCTATTAATCCCATAaccagggccggccctggggtaaggcaaccaatgcacttgcatagggcccccacttttatagggccccaatttttttatatttaataatattatattattaatattattttttcctcttttttctcctttaatattaaatatatattataaaaataacttttttttatctccttttagtctcgtattataatatattaattatttatattttattttattaattaaaattaattaatttttttttttactattttaagggcccaaaatttaaatttgcatagggCCCCAAAATCTCAGGGCCGACCCTGCCCATAACCAATAAATAAAATCCAGaaattaaaaatctcatatatTCTTGTTTTGAAGTACACATTAACACGGTCAGAGTCATCCGTGACCcacttcaatttaaaacattaagtTTGTGAGATGATCTCTAcatttgactaattattttctctatatataaaaaaaaatcattatcatTCAATCAACTTCCATAACATCAGCAAGTTCAAAAAGACTATTTTATGTGATTCTTAATTTAGACAGCAGCAATAATAGTGGAATTCAAacttaaaattctaaaataacatttaaCTTCTTCCCCAAGAATAAATTAAAGTCAGCAAGAATAAACTTATTATAAGTCACTGATAACTTTATAAATAGAGAAAAATGATTAAGCCTAATCATAAATCACAATCAATAAtatcaaagaaagaaaaaacagaaaTGGAAAACCTGCAGTTCTTATTTCCAGTACTAATCACTACTCTTCTACTATTGTTATTGTATATTGCTACAAGAGTATTGTACTCAATTTGGTGGAAGCCAAGACAGCTTCAAAAATCCATTGTTAAACAAGGAATCAAAGGAACTCCTTACAGACTTCTAGTTGGAGACATGAAGGAGCTGATCAGACAGACAAAGGAAGCATGGTCCAACCCCATCTCTTCTCTAAGTCTGCCTCACAGCATCGCATCTCGTGTCGATCCCTTCACCCATCACATTCTCCACAATTACGGTTTAactaatatacatatttttttaaatgtttagcCTTTCGGAACaagaaaatttgtttaatttgattgaGATTTTTCAGGGAAGGTGTCTTTTTGTTGGATGGGTACAAGCCCAAGATTGATAATCAAAGACACAGAGTTAATGAAAGAAGTGCTTTCCAATAAAGAAGGTCACTTCGGAAAGCCTTACTTAAACCCGCTAATACTCATCCTAACAAAGGGATTAACAACTCTCGAAGGGGAAGAGTGGGCTAATCATAGGAAGATAATCAACCCCGCTTTCCATCTCGAAAAATTGAAGGTATAATCTGAGGTTTTTTGAATAATTGTGTTCTTGTCTTAATTAATTTCGCTTACAGGGTATGATGTCGGTATTCTCAACTAGCTGCGGGAAGATGATAGAACAGTGGGGGAGACAGATTGATTTGGATGGAGGATCTAACTGTGAAATAGATGTTTGGTCAGAGTTTCAGAATCTTACTGGGGATATCATTTTTACAGCAGCATTTGGAACCAGCAACAACAGCAGCAACCATTCTAATGAAGGAAAAAAGATTTTTAAGCTCCAGAAAGAGCTTCTAGGATTAGTAATGGAAACTATGGTATCCATGTACATTTCAGGTTTCAGATTTATTCCAACTAAAAAGAATCGGAGAAGAAAGGAATTGAACAGAAGCATCACTTCAATGCTTCGAACTATTGTTCAAAGAAAAGAAGACGAAATGAGAAATGGACAATCTGGTGCAGATAACTTATTAGGAATTCTCTTGCAATCTAACCAGACACATAAGAATGACAATAATGGAATGACAATAGATGAGATAATTGAAGAATGCAAACAATTCTACCTAGCTGGTTATGAAACTACTTCTTGCTTATTAACATGGACATTGATCGTTTTAGCAATGCATCAAGATTGGCAAGAGAAAGCAAGGAAAGAGATATTAGAGATCTACGGAGAAAATTTACCTGTTGCAGAAGACATTGGCCGCCTCAAAGTTGTAAGTTCTCGCCTGATCTTTTAACAAACACGGAAAAATTGTTTGACCTaattcgtcttcttcttcttctcgcaGACGACTATGATACTGAATGAGGTATTGCGATTATATCCTCCAGCAATCGCACATTACCTACACGCATACAAGAAAACAAAGATAGGTTCACTATCAATTCCTGCTGGAGTAGATATTACATTACCGACTCTGATTTTACATCACGATAAAGAGCTATGGGGTGAGGATGCGGACGAATTTAAACCTGAAAGGTTCTCCGAAGGTGTTATGAATGCATCGAAGGGAAACCAAGCCTTTTTCCCTTTTGGATGGGGGCCGAGGATCTGCATCGGTCAGAATTTCGCCATGATTGAATCTAAAGTAGCTTTGGCTATGATTTTGCAGCGTTTCTCTTTCAAACTTTCGCCGTCTTACTCTCATGCGCCTTACACGGTTATGACTCTTCAACCACAACATGGTGCTCAGATTATATTCGAAAAACTCATAAGCTCAAAGATCTGATTCTATAATCAAATCATCTGAACTTAGCCATGAAATCTCTTTGGTGTGATTATCTAGTTCCTTGTAATCTTTCAAACCGGTGATATTTGTATTTGTGATTGTGCTTGCTTGAGCTTGTTTTCAGACTAAACTAGTATTGTATCAAATGTTCTTCAATAGAGTTATTTCatgactttattattttatttttactcaaatattatcataaaatgGTTTAAATTCACTTTAATTTCTTtcataataatatgattatataaGAGTCTTATGGTAGAAAATaggaaaaagagagaaataagtGATACATGTATTTTTACTCTTTGTTTTCCATAGATGGTTTTTCAAACAAACATTGTCTGGCATTAAACTTCTCAAACTTGGttcatttattctcaaactcatttcttttttttacatttcaaatgtATTATATacatagatatatatttttaaattattatttacataaattaaaatatttatattttgatatatattttaaattattattttataaatttaatgatttatattttgatatataatttaaatttgattatttatatttaatgggttgtctttaattaaaatagttttgacAACTCTTTATTGTGATATAATTtcataacaaaattttatcattttttaatgtGCTGTCTTCCTAACCTAATGGGTTTCCTAACCTAATTGGTTGTAAGAAAGTATGTCTCACATTAATGAGCCATATTAATTGTGGTTAGTTAATAAGAAGGTTATTAACCATTAAATGTGTTAGTTGAGTGTTATGTAATTAATGTAGGGTAGTGAAAATACTAAATCTATGACATAAGGATACtaacaagaaagaaaaaataaaaaagaaagcaAGCAAACAAATAGATTCTTCTCAACTTTTAGTTGTTTTAGTGTTTTTAATACTTATTACTAATAatgattattattgtatttttgcaaatgaaaaatttaaacaaaggAGACAATTATTCTAAATATG
It encodes the following:
- the LOC124924774 gene encoding cytochrome P450 72A397-like; this encodes MENLQFLFPVLITTLLLLLLYIATRVLYSIWWKPRQLQKSIVKQGIKGTPYRLLVGDMKELIRQTKEAWSNPISSLSLPHSIASRVDPFTHHILHNYGKVSFCWMGTSPRLIIKDTELMKEVLSNKEGHFGKPYLNPLILILTKGLTTLEGEEWANHRKIINPAFHLEKLKGMMSVFSTSCGKMIEQWGRQIDLDGGSNCEIDVWSEFQNLTGDIIFTAAFGTSNNSSNHSNEGKKIFKLQKELLGLVMETMVSMYISGFRFIPTKKNRRRKELNRSITSMLRTIVQRKEDEMRNGQSGADNLLGILLQSNQTHKNDNNGMTIDEIIEECKQFYLAGYETTSCLLTWTLIVLAMHQDWQEKARKEILEIYGENLPVAEDIGRLKVTTMILNEVLRLYPPAIAHYLHAYKKTKIGSLSIPAGVDITLPTLILHHDKELWGEDADEFKPERFSEGVMNASKGNQAFFPFGWGPRICIGQNFAMIESKVALAMILQRFSFKLSPSYSHAPYTVMTLQPQHGAQIIFEKLISSKI